The Corvus hawaiiensis isolate bCorHaw1 chromosome 1, bCorHaw1.pri.cur, whole genome shotgun sequence genomic sequence AAATCCTTGAAAAGGTTGACAACCCTTAGAACCTTTAACAATATAAATCTTAATATATAAATTCCTATTGAGGATAATGGGATTCTAACCTCTCCTTTGTTACGTAGATTGTAATATTTGCAGTAAAAATGTAGCAAATGCTATGAATAGTACAGCACTTGCTGGTTTTGAACAGTTTCCCCTTAAGTTTTAACATCTTTGTCActtcaaatacattttccttaaaaactaaaaactaaaaaaaaaaaaaggctgagttTTGTAAAGAATGAGTGACTTGAATGTCttacttctttaaaataaaacaaaaaccaaaaaaacccaccaagtTTGGGGTgaggttatttttttaatgaaaggcTCTAAAATCATTGAGCACATACATATAGATGTATAAAACACGGTCTTCCCATACACATGTTGTTCTGCACTGCAGTCCTATTTTTTGTTCCTGTCTCTAATCAAAAAAATGCCCaaacatatttaaatgaaactttgtggaaaaaaaaaaatggatcgGGGCTGAGAACATTAATGCCAAGGTTTGGACCAATGTGAATTAAAGCAGATGTATTATAAACCCTTCAAAACCAGGATTTATAACGGAAACGCTGACACGGACCCGTAACAatagcagctctgccagggattATTTTAATACTAAAAGCACACTCAGTTgctcattattttaatatagaGATTATTTAGTTACCAAAAAAAGCAGTGATACACAATAACAAtgaaaccaaattaaaaaaaatgtttctaagaTGACACATCATTTCCCCTGTAACTCTCTTGATATTGCTTATATGTGACATGCCGctccttaaattaaaaaaaaaaaacacaaacccctAACACGTGAAGGTGGAGTTTGCCATAAGCTCCATGGCAAGGCTGAGCTAAGAGTCTTTGTCAGCTTCATTTAACAGTGTTTTGCCTGTGGAAAGAGACAAAAGGGTtaaaggaggaagagcagggagcacaggagaggcagctgacaGGAGAAACAAGGGCatgaagaaaggagaagataGGTATGAAAACAGAAGAGCAGGGGGAGATTTTTTGGAGGTTTCCAAAGGGAATAACTCAGTTTTTAAAGAGATACTGGGGAAACATTCACGAAAAGGCCAGGCAGACCAAGAAAATATGGCAGGGGCCAAACCCTTCGAGCATCCTAAGTTACACTTGTGAGCAGGTGCACCCCAGTCACATTGCAACATACCAGAGAAGGTCAGGGACCAGCGAGCCCTGGCatatgctttggaaaaaaaggcatgatTTGTTAAATCTTCATGCTGTATGTCCAGTTTTCTACAAACACctcttttattttgcaatatCAAAAAACACTAAGGGATGTGAGGGAAAGATTTCCTACAGATGGCAGGAGGTTTGCTCCTATTATTCTGTGATGTGGGGCAACAAGCTGCACTCAAAAACACCCCACACTCCAGCAGCATCACACAAATACTACTTTTTGTGACCATGCTATGCGTTATAGCACCAGCATTACTTCCCCAttactgctttcctttccttgccttttcttttttgtccctGGGTACCAGGTGCACTGGAAGGACTTGGATCAATACAAGACAGCATTTCTCATATAAACAATACCATATTAACAACCACAGGGCATCTGTACCTGTAGGCAGGGATAGCACCAAATGCTGGCATGTCTATCCATGCAGCTAGACTGCTAAAAAGAAGCAACTACAGTGGAAATGCACCTACTGTATGTGAAATGCTggtgcagaatttttttctttccttttttttttctatcagtcTAACCTTCTGTGTTGATACATGAATGCTGGTACCCACTTAGAGGGATGCCAGATGATCAGTGCAGAATGAAGGTCccaggagaaaggctcacgtgGTTTTCTCTGCCCCATGACGTCACTAGCAGATGGCATGGGTACCAGCTCTGGCAGTTGGCATCAATGTCACTTTTTAGAGATCAATGAGATAGAGCAGATATACACAGATCTAGACTCCAGGAGACGATGCGGCATTCAGACTGAAAAGATTTGGAaggcaaaaaatgaaaaactgattgttgaatgaaataaaaagctaaGGTAATACAAATAAAGATATATTTCAGTTGGTGTTGGGTGTGCATGCAAGTGTTTAAAGATACAGTAACATTGTCTTGTATTTTATGTATGCTATTTACTGTCTAATAACTCCTaacattttattcttctgatGCAATTACAAACTTTCATTGCTTTTATGTAATACTGCAAGTGTGTAGACAATACTGATAGAGTTAGTCTTTGACTGgggtttttgtttaattttgttctgtttaaaaGTCCCTGCATTTGCTTTGCTTGTCTCTTTGAAGTCCATGGGATACAAGCTTTTGCTGCTCCCAAActgcaaacaaaagcaaagtgattgggaaaaggaaattatttttccattccaGGCTGGATTCTGAGCACACGTGCAGGATTACAGTCAGAATCTACAGACCGCTCCTGTCAGCTAAGAGCTGGAGGAAGACATCTGAGCCTCGCAGAACATAAACACTGCTATAGCGTGCAGGGAATTTTTcacctccccccctcccccccattgatgggaaagaaaaaaaaaaggagaaaagaacaagaaaaaagcaaataaattgaTTCTAACTAAAGAGATAATATCAATTAGAATTTTTgcctgaaaaagggaaaaaaaaggtagggAGATTTTATTTCCTAACTCTAATCTGAATACACTTAGGGTTAAATAGTCCTGATTTTTGTCTTAAAATGAAATAAGTATTATGTGattttaatacaaataattaggaaaaatgttttgttttgaattataTTACTAGCTGAGTGATTTGGGGGGGgtatattccattttttttttcttctcagccaCTGTAACTTACTAAAGTTTAATATCTTGATACATAAAGGAAGAAatgtggaggggaaaaaacccacaattttGAAGTATAAGTCAAAAAGTCAAAAATATTTACCATGAGGTAATAGCGATATGGcactttttcaattttaaaactgCACTCGGTCTCCTCATTTTTTCACCCAGGGGAATTTGGATTAATGAAATTTCTGTATTGCTTTATCACgttttgcatttctttgaaTTCCATGATGGTGAGAGTTTGTaggatttgtttaaaaataaaataaatgagcagGGAGCTAATTGTACATTTAAAATATCGATTTACTCTACATTTATCTGTGAGAAATGTGGCTTTTTAGTTTCAGGGTCATATGTTTCAAGTGATTTTGGAATTCTCAACAGCcattatcttttaaaaagtggGCATTTGCAACTGCCATTTTATTCAAAAAATATAGATTGATCatttgtacacacacacacacacacacacatacactcaTATACAGAGAGCTTACGCACAGACACAAGTAAGGTGCATGAGGCTGTCTGTGTGAGTCGGGAaactttgaaaatggaaatatttaaacattgtGCTGGCATTCTTTCAGGTAACTTAAGATTATAGAACCATGTTAACACTACCATTTGATGAGTCTGTTGTAATGCCAGAATCCCAGATGTGTAGAAAGTTTCCCAGAGAAAGTGATGACCAAAAGCAAATGAAGAACCCAGAAAGCTTTTCAAAGCAGATCATCCTCCGAGGAAAGAATATTAAAAGATCTCCTGGAgaagacacagaaaaagaagaggaggaggaagagagagaagaggaggatgagaatGGCTTGCCGAGGCGAAGGggtcttaggaaaaaaaagacgaGCAAGATAAGGATGGAAAGGATTAAATTCAGGCGTCAAGAAGCCAATGCTAGAGAGAGGAACCGTATGCACGGCCTTAACGACGCTCTGGACAATTTAAGGAAAGTGGTCCCTTGTTATTCTAAAACACAAAAACTGTCCAAAATAGAAACTTTAAGACTAGCCAAGAACTATATTTGGGCTCTTTCTGAAATACTGCGAATTGGCAAGAGACCTGACCTGCTCACCTTTGTCCAAAACTTGTGCAAGGGTCTGTCCCAGCCAACTACAAACTTGGTGGCGGGATGCCTGCAGCTGAATGCCAGAAGCTTCCTAATGGGCCAGGCAGGTGAAGGTGCCCATCATACCCGCACACCCTACTCCACCTTCTATCCTCCCTACCACAGCCCGGAGCTTGGCACCCCCCCAGGGCATGGGACGCTTGACAACTCTAAGTCCATGAAACCATACAATTACTGCAGCGCTTACGAGTCCTTCTATGAAAGCACTTC encodes the following:
- the NEUROD6 gene encoding neurogenic differentiation factor 6, with the translated sequence MLTLPFDESVVMPESQMCRKFPRESDDQKQMKNPESFSKQIILRGKNIKRSPGEDTEKEEEEEEREEEDENGLPRRRGLRKKKTSKIRMERIKFRRQEANARERNRMHGLNDALDNLRKVVPCYSKTQKLSKIETLRLAKNYIWALSEILRIGKRPDLLTFVQNLCKGLSQPTTNLVAGCLQLNARSFLMGQAGEGAHHTRTPYSTFYPPYHSPELGTPPGHGTLDNSKSMKPYNYCSAYESFYESTSPECASPQFEGPLSPPPINYNGIFSLKQEESLDYGKNYNYGMHYCAVPPRGPLGQSSMFRLPTESHFPYDLHLRSQSLTMQDELNAVFHN